Proteins encoded within one genomic window of Haematospirillum jordaniae:
- the tatC gene encoding twin-arginine translocase subunit TatC, with translation MPLLGHLIELRRRILLCGAVFILSFAACYSIADSIYGFLIRPLATVMAELGGSQRMIYTALTEAFFTYIKVAMFGAVVLSFPFSAFQLWRFVAPGLYRREKRAFLPSLIASPLLFAGGAALVYYFVMPVAWRFLLGFQTSVEQTVLPVQLEAKIGEYLDLVMKLILAFGFCFQLPVVLTLLARAGMISSSALVAKRRYAIVAVFIVAGIVTPPDVISQIGLALPLLLLYECSIWSARLVERHSVNDNQDDPDHSDAMPTGKGPDETDFNG, from the coding sequence ATGCCCCTTTTAGGGCATCTGATTGAACTGCGGCGCCGTATTCTACTGTGTGGTGCTGTTTTTATACTTTCTTTTGCAGCATGCTACAGCATTGCAGATAGTATATACGGCTTCTTGATCCGCCCTTTGGCCACAGTTATGGCTGAACTGGGTGGCTCTCAGCGCATGATCTATACAGCTCTGACAGAGGCGTTTTTTACCTATATAAAAGTCGCAATGTTTGGTGCTGTTGTTCTGTCGTTTCCCTTTAGCGCCTTTCAGCTTTGGCGCTTTGTGGCTCCGGGTCTCTATCGCCGTGAGAAACGAGCGTTTCTGCCAAGCCTGATTGCTTCGCCCCTGCTTTTTGCAGGCGGCGCTGCCCTTGTTTACTATTTTGTTATGCCCGTTGCTTGGCGCTTTCTGCTTGGTTTCCAGACTAGTGTGGAGCAAACCGTGCTACCGGTTCAGCTTGAGGCCAAGATTGGAGAGTACCTAGATCTGGTTATGAAGCTGATCTTGGCATTTGGCTTCTGCTTCCAGCTTCCCGTTGTTCTTACGCTTCTGGCAAGGGCCGGGATGATCTCGTCATCCGCTCTTGTCGCAAAAAGGCGTTATGCCATTGTGGCTGTTTTTATTGTTGCCGGTATTGTTACACCGCCCGATGTAATCAGTCAGATTGGCTTGGCCTTGCCCTTGCTGCTGCTCTACGAATGTTCGATCTGGTCAGCGCGCTTGGTTGAAAGACATTCTGTGAATGATAACCAAGATGATCCTGATCATTCAGATGCCATGCCAACCGGGAAGGGGCCTGATGAGACCGATTTTAATGGCTGA
- a CDS encoding Sec-independent protein translocase subunit TatA/TatB codes for MFDLAWSEIFLVGIVAALVLGPREIPGAMRALAHLVQKFRAVSREFRRHVDDIIYNAEIADIEERARQVRRQVLDPEGEGSVSPGKKSAPSGEVET; via the coding sequence ATGTTTGATCTGGCTTGGTCAGAGATCTTTCTTGTCGGCATTGTCGCAGCACTTGTTCTTGGGCCAAGGGAAATACCTGGCGCCATGCGTGCTCTTGCTCATCTTGTGCAAAAATTCCGGGCGGTCAGCCGTGAATTTCGTCGCCATGTAGACGACATAATATACAATGCTGAAATTGCTGACATAGAAGAGAGGGCAAGGCAGGTGCGGCGGCAAGTTCTTGATCCAGAAGGAGAAGGCAGTGTATCGCCCGGAAAGAAAAGTGCCCCTTCAGGGGAAGTAGAGACATAA
- a CDS encoding twin-arginine translocase TatA/TatE family subunit yields the protein MGTFSIWHWLVVLAIVVVLFGGSGKISRLMGDFAKGINAFKKGLEEGKSVPSADAQDATGSDSRQIQKTEGDSASQTGHVNREKNHSTGM from the coding sequence ATGGGTACTTTCAGTATCTGGCACTGGCTGGTTGTGCTGGCCATTGTTGTCGTTTTATTTGGTGGTTCGGGTAAGATTTCACGTTTGATGGGTGACTTTGCCAAGGGAATCAATGCGTTCAAGAAGGGACTGGAAGAGGGAAAGTCCGTTCCCTCGGCTGATGCACAGGATGCGACAGGCTCAGATTCAAGACAAATTCAGAAGACTGAAGGGGATTCAGCTTCACAGACCGGACATGTCAATCGAGAGAAAAATCATTCTACTGGCATGTAG
- a CDS encoding ABC transporter ATP-binding protein: protein MRIEPVRPVRFRQAPSKDNARLAMADVCHAFEDSLVLDGLSLSIGAGEIICLLGASGCGKTTTLRIAAGLEKPSSGEVWINGHAMLSREGGMIPPEKRGVGFLFQDYALFPHLKVLDNVTFGLRHIPEPDKTRRAHEALEHVGMASYASSWPHTLSGGQQQRVALARALAPNPALLLLDEPFSGLDRYLRDQIRAETLTILKDRGISALMVTHDPEEAMFMADVLALMDKGRIIQSGTPAELYNHPSSAFVARFFCDFNLVKGHVLRGSVETPFGLVDAPYGVEEGSSVEVLIRPEAIRLTSVADGDYPAFVATVIDSRMLGRTSLVYIKAGPAASAERVVAHVRAPGSFLPPAGEVLSISLDRSQTFVFASV from the coding sequence ATGCGTATTGAACCTGTACGTCCCGTTCGCTTCCGCCAAGCTCCGTCAAAGGATAACGCACGTTTGGCTATGGCTGATGTTTGCCATGCCTTTGAGGATAGTTTGGTGCTTGACGGTTTGTCCTTGAGCATTGGGGCGGGTGAGATTATCTGCCTGCTCGGCGCAAGCGGTTGTGGCAAAACAACGACCCTGCGCATTGCCGCCGGCCTCGAGAAACCATCAAGTGGAGAGGTCTGGATTAATGGGCACGCCATGCTGTCCCGTGAGGGGGGCATGATTCCACCGGAAAAGAGGGGTGTTGGGTTTTTGTTCCAAGACTATGCCTTGTTTCCTCACCTCAAGGTTCTCGATAACGTTACCTTTGGCCTTCGCCACATCCCTGAACCCGACAAAACGCGGCGCGCTCATGAAGCCTTGGAGCACGTGGGCATGGCGTCTTATGCCAGTTCTTGGCCGCATACCTTATCAGGTGGGCAGCAACAGCGCGTTGCCCTTGCCCGTGCCCTTGCGCCCAATCCGGCACTTTTATTGCTGGATGAGCCATTTTCGGGCTTGGACCGCTACCTGCGTGACCAAATCCGCGCCGAAACACTGACGATCCTGAAAGATCGCGGCATTTCGGCTCTAATGGTCACGCATGATCCGGAAGAGGCCATGTTTATGGCTGATGTACTTGCCCTGATGGACAAAGGGCGGATTATACAGTCTGGGACCCCGGCAGAGCTTTATAATCACCCATCTTCAGCCTTTGTTGCCCGGTTCTTCTGCGACTTCAATCTTGTAAAGGGACATGTTCTGCGAGGTTCTGTTGAAACTCCGTTCGGTCTGGTTGATGCCCCGTATGGGGTAGAGGAGGGCTCCTCTGTCGAGGTACTAATCCGTCCGGAAGCTATCCGGCTTACGTCGGTTGCCGATGGCGACTACCCCGCCTTTGTTGCCACTGTAATAGATAGTCGCATGCTTGGCAGAACCAGTTTGGTTTACATAAAGGCAGGGCCAGCAGCTTCTGCTGAACGAGTAGTGGCCCATGTGCGTGCACCGGGATCTTTTCTGCCACCTGCAGGGGAGGTGCTGTCCATATCCCTTGATAGATCCCAGACGTTTGTATTTGCCTCCGTCTGA
- the mfd gene encoding transcription-repair coupling factor translates to MTDFSFALQRIETLGTGHQVTVHGLPEGYDALFLSNLARGNAYSDVLHICRDDVRLATLAAEVRFFVPDLDVLVFPAWDCVPYDRVSPSADLAAQRTDTLTRLAGPHLGKPRLVITTVAAVTQRVPGKRVFNGAVFRILAGKRLNVDALMGYLVRNGYTRSGQVMEPGEYAVRGGIIDLYPPGTGEPLRLDLFGDDVDTIRTFDPLTQRSTGNLDEVLLKPMSEVILTEDSIARFRTRYRELFGAPSKDDLLYEAVSAGRTVQGIEHWMPLFHDGLDTLFAYLPQALVTCDHQFEQAWEARIALIREYFDARISLNNLSDSVNGTVYHPIRPEWLFMEPDEFPRLLKTVPSLLFSPFAAPDVGSDCVDAGGRLGRDFADVRARHGENVYDAVQAHIGLEQGKGNRVVIAALSYGSRDRLTGVLRDHGVQHLSCPDDWEAACKQTVSSVPVVVLGLDHGFFGPGFVLLAEQDILGDRLARPSTRKRQGKADAFIRDASALAEGDLVVHAEHGIGRYVGLENLDIGGAAHDCLCLVYDGGDKLFVPVENIDVLTRYGSEQGGVSLDRLGSPAWQSRKAQLKQRIRDMADQLIQVAAQRQLRDADVLTVPDGLFDEFCARFPYAETDDQLKAIADTLDDMAKGQPMDRLVCGDVGFGKTEVALRAAFVAAMSGTQVAVVVPTTLLARQHYQNFIERFRDMPVRIAQLSRLVSAKDAARVREELEKGTLDIVIGTHAVVSKSVKFQRLGLLIVDEEQHFGVAHKEQLKQLKADVHVLTLSATPIPRTLQLALTGVRELSLIATPPVDRLTVRTFVMPFDGVVIREAILRERYRGGQSFFVCPRLADIDKAVEQLKVLVPEVRTIVAHGQMSAGRLEEVMKSFADGDYDILVATNIIESGLDMPRVNTIIIHRADMFGLSQLYQLRGRVGRGKQRGYAYLTLPPGRILAPAAEKRLTVMQTLDTLGAGFSLASHDMDIRGAGNLLGDEQSGHIKEVGIELYQTLLQEAVAAARKGGGSSGEESRDSGWSPQISLGIPVLLPEGYIKDLSVRLGLYRRIAELQTPDEIENLMSELVDRFGPLPPEARNLLSVVGIRQLCLRAHMEKVDAGPKGAVLTLRGNTFPNPEGLVRFISQNIALVKVRPDHKIVYVRHWPMPEDRMAGLYQLMENLAKVAEEVTACL, encoded by the coding sequence GTGACTGATTTCTCCTTTGCCCTTCAACGGATAGAAACTCTTGGTACCGGTCATCAGGTAACAGTCCACGGTCTACCCGAGGGATACGATGCCCTTTTTCTGTCAAACCTTGCACGTGGCAACGCATACAGCGATGTCCTGCACATCTGCCGCGATGATGTGAGGTTGGCAACCCTTGCCGCCGAGGTTCGTTTTTTCGTCCCCGATCTAGATGTTCTGGTCTTCCCGGCTTGGGATTGCGTGCCATATGATCGCGTTTCACCCAGCGCAGATCTTGCTGCACAACGCACGGACACCTTGACCCGTCTGGCCGGACCACACCTAGGCAAGCCGCGTTTAGTTATCACAACCGTCGCTGCCGTCACCCAGCGGGTGCCGGGCAAGCGTGTTTTTAATGGTGCAGTCTTCCGTATCTTGGCCGGGAAACGGCTGAATGTCGATGCCCTGATGGGGTATCTGGTGCGCAATGGTTACACCCGCTCCGGACAGGTCATGGAACCCGGGGAATATGCTGTACGGGGTGGCATTATTGACCTTTACCCCCCCGGTACAGGGGAACCCCTACGCCTAGACCTGTTTGGGGACGATGTTGATACCATCAGGACTTTTGATCCCCTGACACAACGCAGTACGGGCAATCTGGATGAGGTTCTCCTCAAGCCCATGTCCGAGGTTATCCTGACAGAAGACAGCATTGCCCGCTTCCGGACCCGGTACCGGGAATTGTTCGGAGCGCCAAGCAAGGATGACCTGTTGTACGAGGCTGTTTCAGCCGGCCGGACCGTGCAGGGAATAGAGCATTGGATGCCCCTGTTCCACGATGGGCTGGATACTCTTTTTGCCTATCTCCCCCAAGCTCTCGTGACCTGCGATCACCAGTTTGAACAGGCGTGGGAAGCAAGAATTGCGCTAATCCGGGAATATTTTGATGCACGCATCAGCCTCAATAACCTTTCAGATAGCGTTAACGGAACCGTCTATCACCCGATACGGCCAGAATGGCTGTTCATGGAACCAGATGAGTTTCCGCGATTGCTGAAAACAGTGCCGTCGCTTTTGTTTTCACCCTTTGCCGCACCAGATGTCGGCAGTGACTGTGTGGATGCTGGAGGCCGGCTAGGGCGTGATTTTGCCGATGTTCGTGCCCGCCATGGTGAAAATGTCTATGACGCCGTACAGGCACATATTGGCCTAGAGCAAGGAAAAGGAAATCGCGTTGTTATAGCTGCCCTGTCCTATGGATCACGAGACCGTCTGACAGGTGTTTTACGCGATCACGGTGTCCAGCATCTTTCATGTCCTGATGATTGGGAGGCAGCTTGTAAACAGACAGTTTCCTCTGTTCCGGTTGTTGTTCTGGGTCTTGATCACGGTTTTTTTGGTCCCGGTTTTGTCTTGTTAGCCGAGCAGGATATTCTGGGTGATCGTCTAGCACGTCCTTCGACCCGCAAGCGACAGGGGAAAGCCGATGCCTTTATAAGGGATGCCTCGGCCTTGGCGGAAGGGGATCTGGTTGTCCATGCCGAGCACGGCATTGGACGTTACGTCGGGCTGGAGAATCTGGATATTGGCGGTGCTGCCCACGATTGCCTTTGCTTGGTTTATGATGGTGGTGACAAGCTTTTTGTACCGGTAGAGAACATTGATGTCCTGACCCGCTACGGGTCAGAGCAGGGAGGTGTTTCCCTAGACCGGCTGGGAAGTCCGGCGTGGCAGTCCCGCAAGGCACAGCTGAAACAGCGTATCCGTGACATGGCAGACCAGTTGATACAGGTTGCAGCCCAGCGTCAGCTGCGTGACGCGGATGTTCTGACGGTGCCGGATGGTCTTTTTGACGAATTCTGCGCCCGGTTCCCATACGCAGAAACGGACGACCAGCTGAAAGCCATAGCCGATACCTTGGATGATATGGCCAAGGGACAACCGATGGATCGTCTGGTGTGTGGTGATGTTGGGTTTGGCAAAACCGAGGTTGCACTTCGGGCAGCGTTTGTTGCAGCCATGAGCGGTACGCAGGTTGCCGTTGTTGTGCCAACAACCCTTCTGGCTCGCCAGCATTACCAGAACTTTATAGAACGTTTCCGTGACATGCCCGTGCGCATTGCTCAGCTATCACGTCTTGTTTCAGCAAAGGATGCAGCCCGTGTACGGGAAGAGCTGGAGAAGGGCACGCTTGATATCGTAATCGGCACGCACGCCGTCGTTTCCAAGTCTGTCAAATTCCAGCGTCTTGGCCTCCTTATCGTTGACGAGGAGCAGCATTTTGGCGTCGCCCACAAGGAGCAGCTGAAGCAACTCAAGGCCGATGTGCACGTTCTGACCCTGTCTGCAACCCCCATTCCCCGCACATTGCAGTTGGCGCTGACCGGCGTTCGTGAGTTATCGCTGATTGCCACGCCACCGGTCGATCGACTGACTGTTCGTACTTTTGTCATGCCGTTTGATGGCGTCGTGATCCGCGAGGCAATCTTGCGTGAACGCTACAGGGGAGGGCAGAGCTTCTTTGTCTGTCCCCGCTTGGCTGACATTGATAAGGCTGTTGAGCAATTAAAGGTTCTTGTTCCGGAAGTACGGACTATCGTTGCCCATGGGCAGATGTCCGCCGGTCGTCTGGAAGAAGTCATGAAGTCTTTTGCAGACGGCGACTATGACATCCTTGTCGCCACCAACATTATCGAGAGCGGTCTCGATATGCCCCGGGTCAATACTATTATTATTCATCGCGCTGATATGTTCGGGCTTTCACAGTTGTATCAGCTGCGCGGTCGTGTGGGACGTGGAAAGCAGCGTGGTTATGCTTATCTGACCCTGCCCCCCGGGCGCATTCTGGCACCAGCAGCAGAGAAGAGGCTGACCGTCATGCAGACCCTAGATACCTTGGGTGCTGGCTTCTCTCTAGCCTCACATGACATGGATATCCGGGGTGCCGGTAACCTGCTTGGTGACGAGCAATCAGGGCATATCAAGGAAGTCGGGATTGAACTTTACCAGACCCTTTTGCAAGAAGCCGTGGCTGCGGCCAGAAAAGGGGGAGGGAGCTCTGGAGAAGAAAGTCGTGATAGCGGCTGGTCTCCGCAAATTAGTCTTGGGATCCCCGTCCTGCTTCCAGAGGGTTATATCAAAGATTTGTCAGTACGCTTGGGGTTGTATCGTCGTATTGCTGAACTGCAAACGCCGGACGAGATTGAAAATCTGATGTCAGAGCTGGTGGACCGCTTTGGACCCCTGCCACCTGAAGCGCGTAATCTCCTGTCTGTCGTTGGCATCCGACAACTTTGCCTACGTGCTCATATGGAGAAAGTTGATGCCGGCCCAAAGGGCGCTGTGCTGACGCTACGTGGCAACACGTTTCCCAACCCCGAGGGTTTGGTACGCTTCATCAGTCAGAATATTGCCTTGGTGAAGGTCAGGCCTGATCACAAGATTGTCTACGTGCGTCACTGGCCAATGCCAGAGGATCGTATGGCTGGTCTTTATCAGCTCATGGAAAACTTAGCCAAGGTGGCCGAAGAAGTTACGGCCTGTTTATAG
- a CDS encoding FAD assembly factor SdhE, whose amino-acid sequence MDERRRKILYRASHRGMKEADLMIGGFVAARISELDVPQLDRLESLLDELDMDIMDWVIGRKPVPEQHDHDVFHMLATFKPYDGFV is encoded by the coding sequence ATGGATGAGCGTCGCAGGAAAATCCTTTACAGGGCTTCCCACCGAGGCATGAAAGAGGCTGATCTTATGATTGGCGGCTTTGTTGCAGCCCGCATCAGTGAGCTGGATGTGCCCCAGCTCGATCGGCTTGAAAGCCTGTTGGATGAGCTGGATATGGATATCATGGACTGGGTGATTGGCCGCAAGCCGGTCCCTGAACAGCATGATCATGATGTTTTCCATATGCTGGCCACCTTCAAACCCTATGACGGATTCGTGTAG
- the recG gene encoding ATP-dependent DNA helicase RecG, with translation MRPSILNPLFCPLDSLPGLGKRLAPLYDRLTGGGGHLVDALWHFPTGIIDRRASPTIMQATNGSIATLDIIVDSHIPPARGSRAPWRIRCRDRSGYISITWFHPRKEWLEKSFPVGQRVIVSGKVDVFHDERQMAHPDHVVPPSQADSIRIVEPVYPLSAGIVNKTATKVARTALERTPELPEWINPHLINQKGWPRWKDALGTAHHPQTEDDLSSLGAARQRLAYDELLANQLALLLVRRANRKRTGRVLHGNGSLRRAVAAALPFSLTQAQQCALDEIYADMQAPDRMLRLLQGDVGSGKTVVGLMAMLNAVECGAQAALMAPTEILARQHLETLSPLAKACGIRVALLTGRDKGKPREAILQDLRDGAIAIIIGTHALFQEDVVFHDLGLAVIDEQHRFGVQQRLMLTGKGKAADVLVMTATPIPRTLTLTLYGDMDVSRLEGKPPGRKPVDTRIIGRNRLEEVIAGLERVLNTGAKAYWVCPLVEESETSDLSAAEERYAQLQEHFGHRVALVHGRMKGPDKDAVMEGFASDRHDILVATTVIEVGVNVPTATLMIIEQAERFGLAQLHQLRGRIGRGDKASVCLLLYGHPLSETARMRLETMRSTEDGFVIAEEDLRLRGGGEILGLRQSGMPEFRTADLAVHGELLATARDDARYIMEMDPELATPRGEALRILLYLFERDAAVRTLQSG, from the coding sequence ATGCGCCCGTCGATCCTCAATCCCCTGTTCTGCCCATTGGATTCCCTACCCGGCTTGGGAAAGCGGCTGGCCCCGCTTTATGATCGGTTAACCGGCGGTGGCGGACACCTTGTTGACGCCCTGTGGCATTTCCCGACCGGTATTATTGACCGGCGGGCATCACCAACGATCATGCAGGCAACCAACGGCAGCATTGCGACTCTTGACATCATTGTTGATAGTCACATTCCACCGGCAAGGGGAAGCCGTGCCCCTTGGCGCATACGCTGCCGGGACCGGAGTGGCTATATATCCATTACCTGGTTTCACCCCCGCAAGGAATGGCTGGAGAAATCCTTCCCCGTCGGTCAGCGGGTTATCGTATCAGGGAAAGTGGATGTATTTCATGATGAGCGCCAGATGGCCCACCCGGATCATGTGGTGCCTCCGTCACAGGCAGACAGCATCCGCATTGTAGAGCCGGTGTATCCCCTCTCTGCCGGAATTGTGAACAAGACAGCCACCAAAGTTGCCCGAACCGCCTTGGAGCGTACCCCAGAACTACCGGAGTGGATCAATCCACACCTTATCAATCAAAAGGGGTGGCCGCGCTGGAAGGATGCGCTGGGCACTGCCCATCACCCGCAAACAGAGGACGACCTGTCATCTCTGGGGGCAGCGCGACAGAGACTTGCTTATGATGAACTTCTGGCAAACCAGCTGGCTCTGTTGCTTGTGCGCCGCGCCAATCGCAAGCGCACCGGGCGTGTCCTGCATGGAAACGGAAGCTTGCGCCGGGCTGTTGCAGCCGCCCTGCCCTTTTCGCTGACCCAAGCCCAGCAATGCGCTTTGGATGAAATATATGCCGACATGCAGGCGCCAGATCGTATGTTGAGATTGCTTCAAGGCGATGTCGGCAGCGGAAAGACGGTTGTCGGCCTTATGGCCATGCTGAATGCTGTGGAGTGTGGTGCTCAGGCTGCCCTGATGGCACCGACTGAAATTTTGGCGCGCCAACATCTTGAAACCCTGTCTCCCTTGGCCAAGGCCTGTGGCATACGGGTTGCCCTTTTGACAGGCCGCGACAAGGGAAAGCCGCGTGAAGCCATACTGCAGGATCTCAGAGACGGGGCCATTGCTATTATCATTGGTACCCACGCCTTGTTCCAAGAGGATGTTGTGTTCCACGATCTTGGTCTTGCTGTGATTGATGAGCAGCATCGTTTTGGCGTGCAACAGCGCCTGATGTTGACGGGAAAAGGAAAAGCCGCTGATGTACTTGTCATGACGGCTACCCCCATTCCACGCACGCTGACGCTGACCCTTTATGGGGACATGGATGTCTCCCGGCTGGAAGGAAAACCGCCGGGGCGGAAGCCCGTCGACACACGTATTATCGGACGCAACCGCCTAGAGGAGGTAATTGCCGGGCTTGAGCGTGTACTGAATACAGGCGCCAAGGCTTATTGGGTATGTCCGCTGGTGGAAGAATCCGAAACCTCGGATCTGTCTGCAGCAGAGGAACGCTATGCACAGCTACAAGAGCATTTCGGGCACAGGGTTGCCTTGGTGCATGGGCGCATGAAGGGTCCGGACAAGGATGCTGTCATGGAGGGGTTTGCCTCTGATCGCCACGACATACTGGTTGCAACCACGGTGATCGAGGTTGGTGTTAATGTTCCCACAGCCACACTGATGATTATCGAGCAAGCAGAACGCTTTGGTCTGGCGCAATTGCACCAGCTCCGGGGACGGATCGGTCGGGGGGACAAGGCATCTGTCTGCCTGTTGTTGTATGGCCATCCCTTGTCGGAAACAGCACGCATGCGCCTCGAAACCATGCGCTCCACCGAAGATGGATTTGTTATTGCTGAAGAAGACCTCCGCTTACGGGGCGGTGGAGAAATCCTAGGTCTTCGCCAAAGTGGAATGCCGGAATTTCGCACTGCAGATCTTGCTGTACACGGTGAGCTTCTGGCTACAGCCCGCGATGATGCCCGTTATATCATGGAAATGGATCCAGAGCTGGCAACGCCACGTGGTGAAGCCCTGCGTATCTTGCTGTATCTTTTTGAAAGGGATGCCGCCGTAAGGACATTGCAGTCTGGATAA
- a CDS encoding (2Fe-2S) ferredoxin domain-containing protein, which produces MNDEDPTTIEVLVCLNRRYGEMQKSCSASGAELVLSALKDAIENDPLLADRVEVSGSPCMGRCVYGPNVRIVGHNMWSEVSPGDLGEIMAALRTLGGHQS; this is translated from the coding sequence ATGAATGATGAGGATCCAACCACAATAGAAGTTCTGGTATGCCTGAACCGCCGTTACGGGGAGATGCAGAAAAGCTGTTCAGCCAGTGGTGCGGAGCTTGTCCTCTCTGCCCTGAAAGATGCCATTGAGAATGACCCCCTTCTTGCTGACCGCGTAGAGGTAAGCGGTTCCCCCTGTATGGGGCGCTGTGTCTACGGACCCAATGTTCGCATTGTCGGCCATAATATGTGGAGCGAAGTTTCTCCCGGTGATCTGGGAGAAATTATGGCCGCGTTGCGGACTCTCGGCGGGCATCAGTCGTAA
- a CDS encoding DNA-3-methyladenine glycosylase I, which produces MSWYCDLAPGHPVHHAYHESEYGFPLRDDQALLERLSLEIFQAGLSWELILKRRASLKEAFAGFDPHILASWNDEAVPLLLQNPGIIRNRRKVKAILENARILMCLKAEYGSLANWIDAHHPLVHKDWVRVFRRTFRFTGPEIVKEFLMSTGWLPGAHHAQCPVYTRILAANPPWRKAMEHGFSYD; this is translated from the coding sequence GTGAGCTGGTACTGCGACTTGGCTCCGGGACATCCGGTGCATCACGCTTATCACGAAAGCGAATATGGCTTCCCCTTGCGGGATGATCAAGCGTTGCTGGAGCGACTGTCCTTGGAGATCTTCCAAGCTGGCTTGTCGTGGGAGTTGATCCTCAAGCGTCGTGCATCCCTGAAGGAAGCATTCGCCGGTTTTGATCCGCATATCTTGGCCAGCTGGAATGACGAAGCTGTGCCATTGCTTCTTCAAAATCCCGGCATTATACGCAACAGAAGAAAAGTAAAGGCTATACTTGAGAATGCTCGCATTCTGATGTGTTTAAAAGCCGAATATGGAAGTCTTGCCAATTGGATAGATGCTCACCACCCCTTGGTTCATAAAGACTGGGTTCGGGTCTTTCGACGAACATTCCGTTTTACCGGGCCGGAAATCGTCAAGGAGTTTCTGATGTCAACGGGTTGGCTCCCCGGCGCACACCACGCGCAATGTCCCGTTTATACTCGCATTCTTGCTGCGAACCCTCCATGGAGAAAAGCCATGGAACATGGATTTTCTTACGACTGA
- the mce gene encoding methylmalonyl-CoA epimerase, with protein MIGRLNHVALVVPDLEKASRFYQDAMGASVAAPLHLTDHGVSVVFVELPNTRVELLHPLGDESPIRGFLTDHPEGGMHHMCYEVRDLLAASRHLKAQGMRILGSGDPKTGAHGKPVLFLHPKDAFGTLIELEQA; from the coding sequence ATGATCGGGCGCCTTAACCATGTTGCTCTTGTCGTGCCGGATCTGGAAAAAGCCTCCCGCTTTTATCAGGATGCAATGGGTGCCTCTGTTGCTGCGCCCCTTCATTTGACGGACCATGGGGTAAGCGTTGTTTTTGTCGAACTTCCCAATACCAGGGTTGAGCTTTTGCACCCTTTGGGAGATGAAAGCCCCATCAGAGGCTTTCTGACTGACCATCCCGAAGGGGGCATGCACCATATGTGTTATGAGGTCCGGGATCTGTTGGCGGCAAGCAGGCACCTGAAAGCACAGGGGATGCGTATTCTCGGAAGTGGAGACCCAAAAACAGGAGCTCACGGGAAGCCGGTTTTATTTCTCCACCCCAAGGATGCATTTGGCACCTTGATAGAGCTTGAACAGGCCTGA